One region of Peribacillus simplex genomic DNA includes:
- a CDS encoding sensor histidine kinase: protein MKTLYFRIVIQTILIMVLASVIAFLISNIYYHKVQKPYNGEKISKVASEIVSLYEENPDQDIDDYLNHIAGLHYQMYLFNEQGEGTLYGEPFRETALDPDTISGVLNGKTYQGIANYNNGLFITGFFEDVLINSIGVPMNVNGERHALFVRPNIELQFGEFRFYLSVLLVLTLLLSFLFVIINTRFIVKPITKLTEATKRIADGDYSSKLNVTRSDEIGDLAQHFAKMTQSIQRLDDMRQEFVSNVSHEIQSPLASIQGFSQTLQSEELTKEQRNNYLSIIENESRRMSLLSKQLLMLASLDKEDDPLQRSNFDLAQQIRQVMFMLEWNWREKNMVIEMDLPSTVVTADEKLLNQVWTNLITNSIKYSESGSSIVIRLKKMGNFVEVMISDTGMGIPEEDLPYILERFYKVDKVRNRSETGSGLGLSITKKTVELHGGTIEVQSELGKGTTFYIRLPLM, encoded by the coding sequence GTGAAAACACTCTATTTCAGGATAGTTATTCAAACCATTTTGATCATGGTGCTTGCCAGTGTCATCGCTTTTTTGATTTCCAATATCTATTATCATAAGGTTCAGAAACCTTACAATGGCGAGAAGATAAGCAAAGTGGCAAGTGAGATTGTCTCCTTATATGAGGAAAACCCAGATCAGGATATTGATGACTATTTAAATCATATAGCAGGATTGCACTATCAAATGTATCTTTTTAATGAGCAGGGTGAAGGAACTTTATATGGGGAGCCGTTTCGGGAAACGGCTTTGGATCCAGACACGATTTCCGGAGTTTTGAACGGAAAAACGTATCAAGGGATCGCCAATTATAATAATGGGCTATTTATTACCGGTTTTTTTGAGGATGTATTAATCAATAGCATTGGCGTTCCCATGAACGTGAATGGGGAAAGGCATGCATTGTTTGTAAGGCCGAATATAGAACTGCAGTTTGGAGAGTTCCGTTTTTACCTTTCTGTTTTGCTCGTACTTACGCTCCTACTCAGTTTTTTATTTGTTATTATTAACACGCGTTTCATCGTTAAGCCAATTACGAAATTAACAGAAGCTACAAAGAGAATCGCTGATGGGGATTATAGTAGTAAATTGAATGTTACCCGGAGTGATGAAATTGGGGATTTGGCACAACATTTCGCGAAAATGACTCAAAGCATACAGCGGTTAGATGATATGAGACAGGAATTCGTTTCAAATGTTTCTCATGAAATTCAATCTCCGCTCGCATCTATACAAGGTTTTTCTCAGACCCTTCAATCGGAGGAATTAACAAAGGAACAAAGAAATAATTACTTGTCTATTATTGAAAATGAGAGCCGGCGCATGTCCTTGTTGAGTAAACAGCTCCTAATGCTTGCTTCCTTGGATAAAGAGGATGACCCGCTGCAACGTTCCAATTTCGATTTAGCACAACAAATAAGGCAAGTGATGTTTATGCTGGAATGGAATTGGCGTGAAAAAAATATGGTGATTGAAATGGATTTACCATCAACCGTCGTTACTGCAGATGAGAAACTTTTAAATCAAGTATGGACGAATTTGATAACCAACAGCATTAAATACTCCGAAAGCGGCAGTTCGATCGTTATTCGACTCAAAAAAATGGGTAACTTTGTTGAAGTGATGATTTCAGACACGGGTATGGGAATTCCAGAAGAAGACCTCCCTTATATTCTTGAGCGCTTTTATAAAGTCGATAAAGTGAGAAATCGCAGTGAAACAGGCAGTGGCTTAGGACTTTCGATAACGAAGAAGACCGTTGAACTACATGGCGGAACGATTGAGGTTCAAAGCGAACTTGGCAAAGGGACCACTTTTTATATCCGTTTGCCCCTTATGTAA
- a CDS encoding ABC transporter ATP-binding protein yields MMRDKLLFENVSKIYGEGVNKVTALDNISLNVKAGEFVAIVGPSGSGKSTFLSIAGALLSPSEGRLLLNDEDITSLSSKELTRVRLEKIGFVFQSSNLVPYLTVRDQLLLISELIGKRDKKTVKKADELLSHLGLGNRADHLPEALSGGERQRVAIARSLMNDPEIILADEPTASLDSKRGRDVVEMLAHEVKSRNKAAIMVTHDERMLDLCDRVVNITDGKVFG; encoded by the coding sequence ATGATGAGGGATAAACTATTATTTGAAAACGTAAGTAAGATTTATGGGGAAGGCGTTAATAAGGTGACAGCCCTTGATAATATTTCCCTGAATGTGAAAGCGGGGGAATTCGTCGCGATCGTGGGTCCTTCAGGCTCAGGAAAAAGTACTTTTCTTTCAATAGCGGGTGCGTTACTATCTCCGAGCGAAGGTCGCTTACTGCTGAATGATGAGGATATTACATCACTATCCTCAAAGGAATTGACTCGGGTGCGCCTTGAAAAGATCGGGTTTGTATTCCAGTCATCGAATCTTGTTCCATATTTAACTGTACGAGATCAGCTGCTGCTCATTTCCGAACTGATTGGCAAGCGGGATAAAAAAACTGTGAAAAAAGCGGACGAATTGCTTAGCCATCTTGGACTTGGAAATCGGGCAGATCACCTGCCTGAAGCACTGTCGGGCGGAGAGCGGCAGCGTGTAGCCATCGCCCGTTCGCTGATGAATGATCCTGAAATCATTTTAGCGGATGAACCAACGGCAAGTCTTGATTCCAAAAGAGGCAGGGATGTTGTTGAAATGCTTGCACATGAGGTGAAGTCAAGAAATAAAGCGGCCATCATGGTAACGCACGATGAAAGAATGCTAGATTTATGTGATCGAGTGGTCAATATTACAGATGGCAAGGTATTTGGATGA
- the bioC gene encoding malonyl-ACP O-methyltransferase BioC, producing the protein MIDKRLLSKRFSEHAKTYDAYANVQKNMARQLVDLLPQKNPSQRINILEIGCGTGYLTRLLVKTFPNAVITAVDLAPGMVEVAKGLTKEDRVTVLCADIEEMELNEDYDLVISNATFQWLNNLPATLEKLSARLTPEGCLIFSTFGTKTFQELHMSYEHAKEKLQLTIDSSPGQMFYTLEELSQVCEEAIPFSSAFPIEMTKMETLEPEYFQTVREFFTSIKKIGAANSNKENYCQRPAFFRELINIYDTEYREEPGVKATYHCLFFKIKKHN; encoded by the coding sequence ATGATTGATAAACGATTGTTAAGTAAGCGGTTCAGTGAACATGCGAAAACATATGATGCGTATGCAAATGTTCAAAAAAATATGGCGAGACAATTGGTTGATCTACTTCCTCAAAAAAACCCCAGTCAAAGAATTAATATTCTTGAAATTGGCTGCGGCACTGGTTACTTGACCAGGTTACTCGTTAAAACATTTCCTAATGCTGTTATTACGGCTGTTGATTTAGCACCAGGAATGGTTGAAGTGGCGAAAGGACTGACAAAGGAAGACCGTGTTACTGTTTTATGTGCTGACATCGAAGAAATGGAACTTAATGAAGACTATGACTTAGTTATTTCCAATGCAACGTTTCAATGGCTGAATAACCTTCCTGCAACCCTTGAAAAATTGTCTGCGCGTTTAACGCCTGAAGGATGCCTGATATTTTCAACGTTCGGAACTAAAACCTTTCAAGAGCTTCATATGTCATATGAACATGCGAAAGAAAAGCTTCAACTTACCATTGATAGTTCACCTGGCCAAATGTTTTATACTCTAGAAGAATTATCGCAAGTTTGTGAAGAAGCAATCCCTTTTTCATCAGCATTTCCAATAGAGATGACAAAAATGGAAACGCTTGAACCAGAGTACTTTCAGACAGTACGTGAATTTTTCACTTCAATCAAAAAGATTGGTGCAGCTAACAGCAACAAAGAAAACTACTGCCAACGCCCCGCTTTTTTTCGAGAGTTAATCAACATATACGACACAGAATACCGAGAAGAACCAGGTGTGAAAGCAACTTATCACTGTTTGTTCTTTAAAATTAAAAAACATAATTAA
- a CDS encoding alpha/beta fold hydrolase has product MKKPNLIMLPGWGMEEGAFKPLIKPLSEAFNLSFIEWRDTKTLNDFEERVIDTIASIDGPIFLLGWSLGALVSLELISSYREKIKGFILIGATSRFTTDENYSFGWNPLIVERMKKQLQRNKEKTLISFYEAMFSEAEKKEGFYHQFNATIQREFHGDDVFSLLIGLDYLLQKDVRVKLAQVKTPFLLIHGMEDKICPLEASTFIKENLGGETEFHIMEGTGHIPFFTKPQECVQLMKTFIQKGVHS; this is encoded by the coding sequence ATGAAAAAGCCGAATTTAATCATGCTTCCTGGCTGGGGAATGGAAGAAGGAGCATTTAAACCGTTAATCAAACCGCTGTCTGAAGCATTTAACCTTTCATTTATAGAATGGAGAGATACGAAAACACTCAATGACTTTGAAGAACGAGTCATCGACACAATCGCTTCCATCGATGGTCCTATTTTTTTACTTGGCTGGTCATTAGGGGCACTCGTATCACTTGAACTTATAAGCTCATATCGAGAAAAAATAAAAGGTTTTATACTAATTGGTGCAACGAGTCGGTTTACCACGGATGAAAACTATTCATTTGGTTGGAATCCACTTATTGTCGAGCGCATGAAGAAACAACTACAGCGTAATAAAGAGAAGACTTTGATTTCATTTTATGAAGCAATGTTTTCCGAAGCAGAAAAAAAAGAAGGTTTTTATCATCAATTCAATGCGACAATTCAACGCGAGTTTCATGGAGATGATGTGTTTTCGCTTCTTATAGGTTTGGATTATTTACTTCAGAAAGACGTAAGAGTAAAGCTCGCTCAGGTTAAAACCCCCTTTTTATTGATTCATGGAATGGAAGACAAAATTTGCCCACTCGAAGCCTCAACTTTCATTAAAGAAAATCTGGGTGGGGAAACTGAATTCCACATTATGGAAGGAACTGGTCATATTCCATTTTTCACAAAACCACAGGAATGTGTGCAGCTCATGAAAACATTCATTCAAAAAGGAGTACATTCATGA
- the bioF gene encoding 8-amino-7-oxononanoate synthase: protein MHSEKQLPWEDKIKKELAYLEEISQKRELVTTVFAEKPWLLINGHRMLNLASNNYLGYAGDERLKKAMVDAVHTYGAGATASRLIIGNHPLYDQAEQALVNWKKAEAGLIINSGYNANLGIISTLLSRNDFIYSDKLNHASIVDGALLSRAKHMRYRHNDLDHLEALLKKPSIEARKLIVTDTVFSMDGDFAYLEDLVRLKERYNAILMTDDAHGSGIYGKNGEGYACHLHLQNKIDIQMGTFSKALGSFGAYVVGKKWLIDYLKNRMRGFIYSTALPPAILGAIKTAIDLVQEEPERRALLQTHSEYFRNELTYYGFNICGSQSQIVPIVIGENEKTMKFAKRLQKEGVAAIAVRPPTVPENEARIRFTVTALHNKEDLDWAVKKVSIIGKEMGVIE, encoded by the coding sequence ATGCACAGTGAAAAACAATTACCTTGGGAAGATAAAATAAAGAAAGAACTGGCTTATTTAGAAGAGATATCGCAAAAACGTGAACTCGTCACAACTGTATTTGCCGAGAAGCCATGGCTTTTGATTAACGGCCATAGGATGCTAAACCTTGCTTCCAATAACTATTTAGGATATGCAGGAGATGAACGGTTGAAAAAGGCTATGGTTGATGCAGTACATACATATGGTGCAGGAGCAACGGCTTCACGTTTAATCATTGGCAATCATCCTCTTTACGATCAAGCAGAACAAGCTCTTGTCAATTGGAAGAAAGCAGAAGCAGGTCTCATTATCAACAGTGGATATAACGCAAACCTAGGAATTATCTCCACCCTGCTGTCCCGTAACGATTTTATTTATAGTGATAAATTGAATCATGCAAGCATTGTCGACGGAGCTCTTTTGAGCCGTGCGAAGCATATGCGATATCGACATAATGATTTAGATCATTTAGAAGCATTATTGAAAAAACCATCAATTGAAGCACGTAAATTAATCGTGACGGATACGGTCTTCAGCATGGACGGTGACTTTGCTTATCTTGAAGACCTTGTTCGATTAAAAGAACGTTATAACGCAATTTTAATGACAGATGATGCACATGGAAGCGGCATCTACGGTAAAAACGGTGAAGGTTATGCCTGTCATCTCCATCTTCAAAATAAAATTGATATCCAAATGGGAACATTCAGTAAAGCGCTTGGTTCATTCGGAGCCTATGTTGTCGGAAAAAAATGGCTTATTGACTATTTAAAGAATCGCATGCGCGGATTCATTTATTCAACTGCACTTCCCCCTGCCATACTCGGTGCTATAAAAACAGCGATTGACCTTGTGCAAGAAGAACCAGAGCGCCGTGCACTGCTCCAAACACATTCGGAATACTTTAGAAATGAACTCACATATTACGGGTTTAATATTTGTGGGAGTCAATCACAGATTGTTCCTATTGTCATCGGAGAAAACGAAAAAACGATGAAATTTGCCAAACGTTTGCAGAAAGAAGGAGTTGCGGCCATTGCTGTCAGACCGCCGACCGTTCCAGAAAATGAGGCGAGAATCCGGTTTACCGTGACAGCTCTCCACAATAAAGAAGATCTTGATTGGGCAGTTAAAAAGGTTTCTATTATTGGAAAAGAAATGGGTGTTATTGAATGA
- a CDS encoding ABC transporter permease has translation MFLAIRELKHSKLRYLLIGLIMVLVALLVFIISGLANGLSSDNASSIQNMKADYFVMKHDSKNKLNRSIISMEKLDEIRASSDVKAAEGLGQMMTTLNKIGSTEKTDVTIFATNANGILAPKVIEGRNYDNKKQGEVVADRSLKEVGYKLGDSLKDDLSGKVFTIVGFTEKQSYSHSPVVYMNVKGWQEINPALKNQGEDSISTIAVQMDSKAEENVRESLPEDVTLISKDESLQSIPGFKEEQGTLTMMIAFLFVIAAFVLAVFFYVITLQKTNQFGVLKALGANTGYLAKSIIGQVMLLAVTCIAISVALTYGVTLIMPEGMPFVLSTDLVIKYSVLLLVVSLLGSLLSLYRVAKIDAIEAIGRVS, from the coding sequence ATGTTTTTAGCAATACGTGAACTAAAGCATTCGAAGTTACGTTATCTGCTGATTGGACTGATCATGGTATTGGTCGCTTTGCTTGTCTTTATCATTTCAGGATTAGCAAATGGACTTTCTTCAGATAATGCTTCATCCATACAAAATATGAAGGCCGACTATTTTGTCATGAAGCATGACTCTAAAAATAAATTGAACCGATCGATCATATCCATGGAAAAACTAGATGAAATCCGTGCTTCCTCGGATGTTAAAGCAGCCGAGGGTCTTGGGCAAATGATGACCACATTGAATAAAATCGGGTCAACGGAAAAAACGGATGTCACGATTTTTGCGACCAATGCTAATGGTATTTTAGCACCGAAGGTCATAGAAGGAAGGAACTATGACAATAAGAAACAAGGTGAAGTAGTTGCTGATCGTTCTTTAAAAGAGGTTGGCTATAAATTAGGTGATTCACTCAAAGATGACCTATCAGGTAAGGTTTTCACCATTGTTGGTTTTACAGAAAAGCAGTCTTACAGCCATTCACCTGTTGTTTACATGAATGTTAAGGGATGGCAGGAGATTAATCCTGCATTGAAAAACCAAGGGGAAGATTCAATCAGCACCATAGCAGTGCAAATGGATTCGAAGGCAGAAGAGAATGTACGTGAATCATTGCCTGAGGATGTAACGCTCATTTCTAAAGATGAATCCCTTCAGAGTATACCAGGGTTCAAAGAGGAACAGGGTACATTGACGATGATGATCGCTTTCTTGTTTGTCATAGCAGCATTCGTATTGGCTGTATTCTTTTATGTGATTACCTTGCAAAAAACGAATCAATTCGGAGTTCTTAAAGCACTCGGGGCCAATACGGGCTACCTGGCAAAAAGTATTATTGGTCAAGTAATGCTGCTTGCAGTGACATGCATAGCCATCAGTGTTGCCCTGACATATGGCGTCACGTTAATCATGCCAGAGGGAATGCCATTCGTATTGAGTACCGATTTGGTCATTAAATATTCCGTGTTACTTTTGGTTGTATCCCTATTGGGTTCGCTGCTATCACTATACCGAGTAGCGAAGATAGACGCGATCGAAGCAATAGGGAGGGTATCATGA
- a CDS encoding response regulator transcription factor has protein sequence MIHILIADDDRHIRELLKFHLEKEGYMVSEAKDGNEASLKLERERIHLAVVDIMMPFKNGLDLCKEIRDQYDLPVILLTAKDQLIDKEKGYFAGTDDYLVKPFEPRELLFRIKALLRRYRMVNSESISLNQTIIDRKSYEVRIKGNTLLLPLKEFELLAQLGSFPDQVFTREQLIELVWGADFEGDDRTVDVHIKRLRERFAGRTDDFVITTVRGLGYKLEVNRK, from the coding sequence ATGATACATATATTAATTGCGGATGATGATCGGCATATTCGGGAATTGCTTAAATTTCATTTGGAAAAGGAAGGATACATGGTATCGGAAGCGAAGGACGGGAATGAAGCTTCCTTGAAACTGGAGAGGGAACGGATCCATCTGGCGGTTGTTGATATTATGATGCCGTTTAAAAACGGACTGGATCTTTGTAAGGAAATCCGGGATCAATATGATCTGCCTGTCATTTTATTGACTGCCAAAGATCAACTTATCGATAAGGAAAAGGGATACTTTGCGGGTACGGATGATTACCTCGTCAAGCCATTTGAGCCACGGGAACTTCTATTTCGGATAAAAGCGCTATTGCGAAGGTACCGTATGGTGAATTCTGAATCCATATCATTGAATCAAACGATTATTGACCGGAAAAGTTATGAAGTGAGAATAAAGGGGAATACGTTGCTCCTGCCGCTTAAGGAATTTGAGCTGCTGGCTCAGCTGGGGAGTTTTCCTGATCAGGTCTTTACGCGTGAACAGCTTATTGAATTGGTGTGGGGTGCTGATTTTGAAGGGGATGATCGGACGGTTGATGTCCATATTAAACGGTTAAGGGAACGTTTTGCCGGGCGTACGGATGATTTTGTTATAACGACTGTCCGTGGCTTAGGTTATAAACTGGAGGTCAATAGGAAGTGA